The Deinococcus terrestris nucleotide sequence ATTTCTCTGCTGACCCTGCCCTTCTCGGGGCCGACGATCCGGCAGGTGCTGGCTGACCTCTCGGAAGTGACGGGCGGCCCGGCCTTGCAGATCAGCGAGGCGCAAATTCAAACGGTGCTGTGGCTCTCGTTCGCGCTGACCTCCGCGCTGGTGCTGTGGCTGTACGCCACCCGGCGGGCGGTGCTGGAGGGACGGCGCTGGGGGTGGGTGTCCGGCCTGGTGATCGCGGTGCTGAGCCTGCTCGTCGTGCCGTTCGGCACCGTGTTGGGACTGATCATGCTCTTCGGCCTCTTCGATCGTGAGGTGCAGGCGTACCTGCGGCGTTAGGAGGGGGCAGGAGGCCGGGGCTTGCAGCCTCGGCCCGGATTCGGTACCCTGACAAGTCGGTGCGGCGGATGACTCCGGTCCCCCCGCAACGTGCCAGCAAGGCGGGACACTGCCCTGGCGGGAATCAACCCAATGTGGGAGTGCGCCCACAGGCCCGATCAAAGGGTCACTTTGGCGTGCCCACCCACCGCTTGGAGGAACAGAACATGGCAAAAGGAACGTTTGAGCGGACCAAGCCCCACGTGAACGTGGGCACCATCGGGCACGTCGACCACGGCAAGACCACCCTGACGGCCGCGATCACCTTCACCGCCGCTGCG carries:
- a CDS encoding GTP-binding protein encodes the protein MAKGTFERTKPHVNVGTIGHVDHGKTTLTAAITFTAAA